A region of the Salvia splendens isolate huo1 chromosome 11, SspV2, whole genome shotgun sequence genome:
GGCATACATGTCTTTTCACACATATAAACAAATCATCTCATTTCATATCTTAAACTATTAAACACTAATGTAAAATTGTGTTATCTTACAAAATTAAGATAAATCATTTCACTTTGAGTTATCACATATTAAAACATGTAGCCTATCAAACAAGCActtagagtatccacaatagAGTGGAACAACCACGATTCCGACAAGGCacaaccacaaaaacttgtCCAGTCCAATAGCAGTCACGCAACGgccacaaatcacattattttatcaattgttggtatattttaattggattgGAACAATATTAAttggacaaaaataaatagaatggaatggaatgaaaaaaatgaattggaatagatattttatagataaaaattttaagaataaaattttaaaaaaaaactaaaaaaattcgGCAAACACCGCCGCggctccaccaccaccgccccGTCCACGCCGCAAAAGCGGCTTCGCCCCCCGCCGCGGCTCTTCCTCGTCGAGCAATAGACCACCGCAGCGCCGCTACGGCTCTTCCTCGTCCAGCAATAGACCACCGCGACTCACCTATTGTGGACGCTCTTATTGGTTAATTCATTAATTGATACGCGACATGGTGTTTGTAAATCGTTATGCCTTCGTATTGCTGCCCAAACATAACGATGTTCCGATGCCATGTCGACAGGATCGACGACCATCTAGGATCGCTTGTAGAACCAACACGCGCACGCcaaaaacaacactacataaaatctcgtgccgaaaagcaaatattttatatttagtgCGACGGGAAGAGTATTTCATGTAATAATTAAAGTGGACATAGATGGCGTAGAACACACGCGCGCTGTCGCCACTCACCCCACCTCGCCAATGTAGCGTGCCACGCGTCATgggccttggatcttggcaattggtctttgggctgagGGCTTAAGTTTTAACTAAGCTCAACATTTTAaacaattaaaacataaatatggTAGTCACTCCATGCATTTTTACACTACAATCTGCAAAGCATTATCTGTATATATACAAGTTCTCTTTATGCATAGTTTTTTCtatcgaagctctgccctcatcATCATCCAGTTTATTGTGTCggtattaatttcatttaaactTCAGTTTATTTTCTCATACTCTTTCCTTCTTTCAGACTGTATTATGTTCGACTAGTGTTTATCTTAAACCCAGTATTTTAGTAGTCGTATTCAACAATGGATAATGACTAGTTTTGGATTTTGGGGGGATTAACAatactatttttcatggactgATGTAATATTAAGTTGTTTTGGAATTTTGCCtgttttttctaaaaaaatgaaaacgaaCTGAAATCCAAAAGAATTGAATCAAGTTTTACAATTTTGTTTGGTTCAATTCATGTATTCGTTTTTTGATTTTTGCTCACCTTGCAAAATATGACAAAAGACAATATGTTGGGTTATTTGCATGTAATTACACATATATTTggcattttctttatttcctcAGTACTCTTTTTATGTcgatttgaattttgagattttCTGAATTTTTCGACTATAAGAGTATAGTTATACTTTAGCTAGTTTCCATATCGTACCATTGTTTTAGCTTTTTGTAGACAAcaattattttgtgaatttaCTAGATATCACATATTGAgatatttgtaatttttgaaaatcctcATAATTATTTATGAAAAATGTGTCAAATTATGGTATCTCGGATAGTTACTTATTAGTTATCTTTAAATTGAGGTCGAGACGACACTCAAATTCGCAATAAATGCAAAATTAGTTGCTTCGATCGAGTAAAAATGCTATATATGTTATTACAAGAATATGATCACCAATAAAACCCACAAACGTTAcacaaattcacaaatcacTATCCGAGAGGCTAGCGGAACACCGAAATTTCATGACGATGAGATATTTTTACTCGTAAACATACCCCAATTAGTAGCTTGAATCGAAAATAGTCCGGTTATGTAAGACATAACTCGTAACTATAAGTGAATTGGCCCGATTAACATCCCATCCAAGTCCATAACAAGCAAGGCCCATTGGGCCAATCCAATCAAAGCCCAAGCCCATGTTCTAGATTGTTCCATAAATTCTTGTGATCAGTCAAAAAAAACCCTCGTTTCATCCCTGCAAGCTGCTAATGGAACACACCAATAGTTTTGGGGGATAATCAAAATTCCGAGGAATTGATTTTGAGGGtttcaaaaaaattcaatccGGCCTTTTCCCTCCTTTTCTTTCCCTCTCTTTTTGCAGTATATCTCCATTGAAACACCACAAGACAACCTCAAATTTAGCTCCCCACTCGTTGACTCCCTCTCTCACTCTTTTTCTCTGGACAGACACAAAGTACGTTACTTGGTGTGAGATTTGTCAATGCTGTCTGCTTAAGAGTATGAAAATTGAAGTGCCGAGGTGCTTGATTTCGTTTTGTATTATATGGTTTTGCTTGTGGCTTTAGGAGTTCTATCTCTCCGGTCGTTTCTAGGGTTTCCGTTGATTTTGTTGCAATCGGCTATTTTAACTGCGTAGTGTGATTTCATACTTGCAAATATGATTCCATATTTTCGAATTGAAGTTGCTAAATAGTTGAGAAAAGCTTTCATTACCCGTCAAATTCGTGTTTGCTCATGTGACATATCTCAACACTCTTTTTTGTGCATTTTGAGCACTGCTTCGGTTTCTTCCTTTTGTATGGTGACATTCATGAGTAGCTAGTCTCGCATGAGGATGAAATTTGGTTGGCGCTGCTTTTTAACCTTTTTTCTTGACGTCTGGGTGTGATTTGTCAGTAAAAGCTTCATTTTGGGTGAGGCAAAACCTGCATTCAGCATAGATTTTGGGAGACTTCCAGTGCATGTGATTATTGTAGTCCATTATACTGTTTGAATGCTATATAAATGCCATTCTTTCACTCCTCCAGTGAGGTAGATGAGATTATTAATTCCACATTTATGCAGTTTCTTATTAACTTCCCCATTTGCAGGGATTAATCTTGAGATATACTTAATGAGAACAGTTTTGTCCTGTTGCCTGTTGGGTCTTGTAAATGAAGTAGAGTATGTATTAAGTTTCTTGGTCCCCTCCTAAAATGGCTTATTGTATCACACTAATCCATGGAAAGTTGTGCATGAGATAAAAGATTTGAAACATAAACTTTGGAAACGTTTTCCAGGTAAAAGAACTGTATTTGCTGGCATGTTGCAGTGTATTAATACATGTGATGAAATTCTTGTGAATATTGGTTACTAGGATCATAGAGTTACTGTCTTGTAGTtatatgatttatttttctACTAAAGTTGATATACTTCTAGCTTTTAGAAATCGATGGCAGAAAGTTCACTGGGACCCCTTTGCATACCTGCTGCAGCCTGTGTGTTCGTTCAGCCTGACCCAGAATTTAGTGATTTTGAGAAGATGCGTGATGAAAACCAGTTTCGTGTCAATCAGTTTTGGGCTTGTTATGATACGTTAGATAGCATGCCAAGATTCTACGCCAAGGTGAGGAAGGTATGTTCTTCTCCGTTTGAATTGCATATTACATGGCTGGAAAAAGTGGGACCCAACCTCCActacatcatttatttattacacacttaaatactccttaaaacatgtgcccgactcaaccgggactgctaaagcgggcggacagagggagggagtatataagaaTGTGACATACATCTAATATATTCTCTCACCTATTTATCATTTGTCAATTTGAACTCATCTTTTAGGACCACATatatttaaacacattaaattaATGTGTGCAGTCAACTTGAATAATAAATGAGTACTGGTTTGCAACACGTTTTTTTATCTAAATAAATTTAGGCTACTAGTTGATTTAAATAAGCTTATCTTTTTGTTGGCCTAAATTTCAATTTTGTCACGTAAAATTCAATCGTTTAGATATACAACAGATATCGAAATTAGGCCaaaattagagagagagagagacagagagataGATGAATACATTCACCTATAGCCATAGACCATGAGAGTATACCTCTCTTTGATCCACCTAAAACTCTTCTTAAACGATCCCTTCACTTTTCCCTCAACCGTATAAGCCTTGTAGCTAGcaactctcttcttcctctgtaGCTCCGGATCAGTCAGAGCCCAGCTCCTCGCATCAGCCCCATTCGTTGACTTCCCCTTTTTGAACTTCCACTGCTCTCCGCCGCCAGCCACGACGATGTCGAGCTGGCCGTTGCTCTGCGCGGAGGAGGAGGCGCACGACGCGCTGTAGCACCTCAGATCTTGCATCCCGCTAGGGTTTGAATATGGCTTGAAATTGGCATTGTTGTTGCCGAAATTGGTGCAGTAATAGTCGTAGGTGTTGTCGAGCTGCTCGTTCTTGTACGATTTGGATCTGAAATCCCCCATTTCTGCAGGAATTTTGAACTTAATTTTTTATAGTGATAATCTCAGTGGATGAATGGTTGAATGATATAAGCATATGTGATGAAGGAGAGTAGAAATTCTACTTGTGTGTTGTTGTGTCGGTGGTGGACTTCGTCATTAACAAGAAGCTGACCCTGCAAAATTCCTTTATTTGCCTTGtttaaataaatctatttattttcatttattaataaCATTGATaagtagtaatttattttattactactatatgttTTTACAAATTGCACCGCCTGCATATAATTTAGTAATCATATTTTGACAAAACaacatttaataaattaattgcaAGTGTTATAATAACAGGCTAATAGGTGAATAATATAAAAGTACTACTATATGGTCAGGCCAATAATACCATTCATACTCTTTGGCCGATAAAACTTGCAACTGTTTCAGATAaaatacaatataaaataaaatgagttaGTTTATGAACATTTGAGCTGAGTATCATTCATACATACTGATATTTAAATATGGTGTGTGTATAGTAGAAGACATGGCAAagtaattactccctccatcccgctTTAACAGTCccggttgatcaatttcggATGTCCCTGTTTAAGAGTCCCGGTTGAACTCGGTGCATAAAAATTGATGTCcactacatcaatttatttattacatcatttaaAAGTGGGACTCAACCTCCActacatcatttatttattacacacttaaaagtaaaaagtaaataaattgtttaaaaatgggacccaacctccactacatcatttatttattacacacttaaatactccttaaaacatgtgcccgattcaaccgggactgctaaagcggacggagggagtatataagaaTGTGACATACATCTAATATATTCTCTCACCTATTTATCATTTGTCAATTTGAACTCATCTTTTAGGACCACATatatttaaacacattaaattaATGATGCAGTCAACTTGAATAATAAATGAGTACTGGTTTGCAACACGTTTTTTTATCTAAATAAATTTAGGCTACTAGTTGATTTAAATAAGCTTATCTTTTGCTGGC
Encoded here:
- the LOC121754246 gene encoding uncharacterized protein LOC121754246, with product MGDFRSKSYKNEQLDNTYDYYCTNFGNNNANFKPYSNPSGMQDLRCYSASCASSSAQSNGQLDIVVAGGGEQWKFKKGKSTNGADARSWALTDPELQRKKRVASYKAYTVEGKVKGSFKKSFRWIKERYTLMVYGYR